In the Anaerosporomusa subterranea genome, one interval contains:
- a CDS encoding ABC transporter ATP-binding protein, whose product MTQSQPLLQVQSLTKYFTAKHSFWGEPLSFVKAVEAVSFEVWPGETLGLVGETGCGKSTIGRTVAGLYQPTSGQVRFDGQDVHQEIAGPNALAMRSKVQMIFQDPYASLNPRMTVGDIVGEPLEIHKLAVGSNRREAIYHLLKQVGLNPEHASRFPHEFSGGQRQRIGIARALAVNPRFIVCDEPISALDVSIQAQVVNLLQELQETYGLTYLFIAHDLSMVKHISHRVAVMYLGSLVELAPSDELYSHPRHPYTQALLSAIPIPDPIVETKRQRIILQGDPPSPLNPPSGCKFRTRCRYAEPRCAVDSPDFSALAGTEHFVACHRVGDI is encoded by the coding sequence ATGACCCAGTCTCAGCCTCTATTGCAAGTTCAAAGCTTAACCAAGTACTTCACCGCCAAACATTCATTTTGGGGTGAACCGCTCTCCTTTGTTAAAGCCGTAGAAGCTGTCAGCTTCGAAGTCTGGCCTGGAGAAACACTAGGTTTGGTTGGTGAAACCGGTTGTGGAAAATCCACCATTGGTCGGACCGTAGCCGGTCTCTACCAGCCGACAAGTGGCCAAGTCCGGTTTGACGGACAAGATGTTCATCAAGAAATCGCTGGTCCAAACGCTCTCGCCATGCGTAGCAAGGTACAGATGATTTTCCAAGACCCCTACGCTTCACTAAACCCTCGCATGACTGTGGGCGATATCGTTGGTGAGCCGCTTGAAATTCACAAACTGGCCGTTGGCAGCAACCGCAGGGAAGCTATCTACCACTTGTTAAAACAGGTTGGTCTTAATCCAGAACACGCCAGCCGCTTCCCGCACGAATTCAGTGGCGGTCAGCGGCAGCGCATCGGTATTGCCAGAGCCTTAGCCGTGAATCCACGGTTCATAGTCTGTGATGAGCCAATTTCCGCTCTGGATGTTTCGATCCAAGCTCAAGTCGTGAACTTGTTGCAAGAATTACAAGAGACCTATGGTCTTACCTACTTATTTATCGCTCATGACCTATCGATGGTAAAACATATTAGCCACCGAGTTGCAGTTATGTATCTTGGTTCGCTGGTTGAGCTAGCGCCCAGTGATGAATTGTACAGCCACCCTCGTCATCCATACACACAGGCGCTATTGTCCGCTATCCCAATCCCTGATCCAATTGTCGAAACCAAACGTCAACGAATTATCCTCCAAGGTGATCCGCCGAGCCCGTTAAATCCCCCTAGCGGTTGCAAGTTTCGGACCCGCTGTCGTTACGCTGAACCCCGATGCGCGGTAGACTCACCTGACTTCTCGGCGCTAGCGGGGACAGAGCATTTTGTTGCTTGTCATCGTGTCGGAGATATTTAA
- a CDS encoding ABC transporter ATP-binding protein, which yields METILSVENLNVVFHTYAGEVQAVNDVSFSLGKGEIIGIVGESGCGKSVTASALMGLIPTPPGEITAGRIVFEGNNIVTMSAEQLRQLRGNSISMIFQDPMTSLNPVLSIGLQLAECFMTHQSLSKHEALNKAIDMLHLVGIPEPELRLKQYPHQLSGGMRQRVMIAMALGCDPRILIADEPTTALDVTIQAQIIELMKRLNQQLQTSIILISHDLGVVAGLCSRVIVMYAGKIVEAATVAELYSNPQHPYTWGLLRSVPRLDGSRSRLESIVGQPPDLLAPPPGCAYMPRCTYAMEVCRQEPPLLPVENDRQCRCWLVHESSPLRPADLLGEVVSA from the coding sequence TTGGAGACCATTTTGTCAGTCGAAAACCTTAACGTGGTTTTTCATACATATGCCGGTGAAGTTCAAGCTGTTAATGATGTCAGTTTTTCTCTGGGTAAAGGAGAAATTATCGGTATCGTCGGCGAGTCTGGCTGCGGTAAAAGTGTGACTGCCAGTGCACTGATGGGATTGATTCCAACCCCTCCGGGCGAAATCACGGCTGGCCGCATAGTATTTGAAGGAAACAATATCGTTACAATGAGCGCTGAACAACTTCGCCAGCTTCGCGGCAACTCGATCAGTATGATCTTTCAGGACCCGATGACCTCACTGAATCCGGTGCTAAGCATTGGTCTACAACTGGCTGAATGCTTTATGACCCACCAATCCCTGTCAAAGCACGAAGCCTTAAATAAAGCCATCGACATGCTGCATCTAGTCGGTATTCCCGAACCTGAGTTGCGGCTGAAACAATATCCTCATCAACTATCAGGCGGTATGCGTCAACGAGTTATGATCGCTATGGCGCTGGGCTGCGACCCGCGTATCCTCATTGCCGATGAACCGACCACTGCACTGGACGTAACTATTCAAGCCCAGATTATTGAATTGATGAAACGATTGAACCAACAACTTCAAACCTCAATTATTCTCATCTCACACGACCTAGGTGTGGTTGCTGGTCTATGCAGTAGAGTGATCGTCATGTATGCAGGGAAAATCGTTGAGGCCGCAACCGTGGCCGAACTGTACTCCAATCCGCAACATCCTTACACCTGGGGCTTGCTACGATCAGTGCCCCGTCTTGACGGCAGCCGTTCACGGCTTGAATCTATCGTCGGGCAGCCGCCTGATTTGCTGGCTCCTCCTCCTGGCTGCGCCTATATGCCGCGTTGCACCTATGCCATGGAGGTTTGCCGTCAAGAGCCGCCGTTGCTTCCAGTTGAGAACGATCGGCAATGCCGGTGCTGGCTTGTTCATGAAAGCTCTCCCTTGCGTCCAGCAGATTTATTGGGGGAGGTTGTGTCAGCATGA
- a CDS encoding ABC transporter permease, which yields MDPKPELFRRLDSTLDSTYDFARPSTGYWQDSWRRLKRNKAAMLGLWMILVISLLAIFGPLFTAHSYSDQQLEMANQLPNAVYWFGSDNLGRDLFTRVLYGARISLSIGIVASLINLTIGVIYGGIAGYFGGRIDSVMMRIVDVLYGIPLLLYVILLMVVLQPGLTNIFIALGMVYWLRMARIVRGQILSLREQEYILAAKLIGASPWRIILRHLVPNSMGPIIVTMTLAIPEAIFTEAFLSFIGLGVSAPMASWGVLASEGVTSLHSYPFQLFYPALAISITMLSFNFLGDGLRDALDPRMRK from the coding sequence ATGGACCCGAAACCAGAATTATTCCGCCGACTCGACTCTACATTAGATAGTACTTATGATTTCGCTCGCCCCAGTACCGGCTACTGGCAAGATTCTTGGCGCCGTCTGAAAAGGAACAAGGCCGCTATGCTGGGCTTATGGATGATACTGGTCATCTCATTGCTTGCAATCTTCGGTCCCCTATTTACAGCGCACTCCTACTCTGACCAGCAATTAGAAATGGCCAACCAGTTGCCCAACGCTGTTTACTGGTTTGGTTCTGATAACCTGGGCCGCGATCTATTCACCCGCGTACTTTACGGAGCTCGTATATCGCTTTCCATCGGCATTGTCGCCAGTCTGATCAATCTAACCATTGGTGTCATCTACGGCGGCATCGCCGGCTATTTTGGCGGACGCATTGACAGTGTGATGATGCGGATAGTTGATGTTTTGTATGGTATTCCATTACTTCTGTATGTAATTTTGTTAATGGTTGTACTGCAGCCAGGCTTAACCAACATTTTTATCGCGCTTGGTATGGTGTACTGGCTGCGAATGGCGCGGATTGTCCGCGGCCAAATACTTTCTCTACGCGAACAAGAGTATATCTTAGCCGCCAAACTGATCGGCGCCAGCCCTTGGCGAATCATTTTGCGGCATCTGGTGCCCAATAGCATGGGGCCGATCATCGTTACGATGACGCTGGCCATCCCAGAAGCGATCTTTACAGAAGCATTTCTCAGCTTCATCGGACTGGGTGTGTCAGCTCCAATGGCTAGCTGGGGAGTGTTGGCCTCAGAAGGAGTCACATCACTTCACTCCTACCCGTTCCAACTATTTTACCCGGCCCTTGCAATCAGCATAACCATGCTTTCCTTTAACTTTCTTGGTGATGGATTGCGTGACGCGTTAGACCCGCGAATGCGCAAATAA
- a CDS encoding NAD(P)/FAD-dependent oxidoreductase, protein MFDLLVIGGGPAGMTAVVYAARKKLNTLLVTQDLGGQVLWTRDIQNYMGYQFVTGPELMAKFEEQVRMFPVTVKYEDVVKLEKMSDGSFTVRTAEGAEYQGKAVILASGKRPRRLNVPGETELTGMGVSYCATCDGPLFAGMSVAVVGSGNSALQAAIELANVAKQVYLVSRDPYIADPIIIEMLEKYPNLEEIKEHESKEIIGKYSVEQYIIHPNGRPEQSRELSVQGVFVEVGLIPNSEFADLVERNEFGEVIVDCRARTNIEGLFAAGDVTDGPDKQIVIAAGDGSKAALVAYEYLLHQR, encoded by the coding sequence TTGTTCGACCTGCTTGTGATTGGCGGTGGACCTGCTGGGATGACCGCCGTGGTTTATGCTGCCCGCAAGAAATTGAATACCCTGCTGGTGACGCAAGATTTAGGCGGGCAAGTCTTGTGGACTCGGGATATACAAAATTACATGGGCTATCAGTTTGTCACAGGACCTGAGCTAATGGCCAAGTTTGAGGAACAAGTCAGAATGTTTCCAGTGACGGTAAAATATGAGGATGTTGTAAAACTGGAAAAAATGTCTGATGGCTCTTTTACTGTTCGCACAGCCGAAGGTGCTGAGTATCAGGGGAAAGCCGTGATTCTCGCCTCAGGCAAGCGGCCGCGTAGGCTCAATGTGCCAGGCGAGACAGAGTTGACCGGCATGGGAGTCAGTTACTGCGCAACTTGTGACGGTCCTCTGTTTGCCGGTATGTCAGTCGCTGTTGTTGGTAGTGGCAATTCAGCCTTGCAGGCCGCGATCGAACTCGCTAATGTTGCAAAGCAAGTCTATCTGGTATCGAGAGACCCCTATATAGCTGATCCGATTATCATTGAAATGCTGGAAAAATATCCGAATCTCGAAGAAATTAAAGAACACGAGTCAAAAGAGATCATTGGCAAGTACTCGGTTGAGCAATACATCATCCATCCTAACGGTCGTCCTGAACAGTCGCGGGAGCTATCTGTACAGGGGGTATTTGTTGAGGTGGGTTTGATTCCTAATTCCGAGTTTGCCGACTTAGTTGAACGTAATGAGTTCGGTGAAGTTATAGTAGACTGCCGTGCCAGAACCAATATTGAGGGCTTATTTGCCGCAGGTGACGTAACTGACGGTCCTGACAAACAGATTGTCATTGCCGCTGGCGACGGGTCAAAAGCCGCATTAGTGGCTTACGAGTACTTATTACATCAACGCTAA
- a CDS encoding diguanylate cyclase gives MSPLEVNSRPSKVLPLYLTAGILLLCLLGFFSPLIPADVWHTSHNVLVFPGIILGFIVFFLTWYGTIRMNGMHITILSLAILWVSVLDSAHLLTSPLFSQTSIPEKLIVWQLYWVFSRLIWACGMLYAAKTRLNGAACSTMQKAVLAFAVLLITVFTANIYLSTYLWPFAEFSRIVKTLIQLVPYSSILVQMIALFLLSAQAKNHSAYHFLSRAIVFGILTDGCFAIALHNPTGLSLVGHVFRLFAYYYLLRAVYIIVIRKPYEEVETMKDEMEALATNNEHLYQASLKQCDLMEDTLAKLGTLISSRLNLDDTYRAIADMITDMMDASQSCVALAGENRALLQVVATHGISAPPEFVPFDDSLAGAAITARKAQIVNDLTCRPELFRPQLIFSEIQAIISAPLFDGKQIIGGVEAYASEKNAFSLHDCLLLQALGRHAGAAIASARQYEETKVRLSEEQFLYQISQAAASTMDPDTILAQCLPFIMQALYADSGICLTCSNTGDLLFIKATINYECDVKEIALEHNQELAAVIRGLKPGLIAASELPGLNAKRIEGAKLLSLPLVVDHHALGVILLSWQKNQQPEQCRLSFAALMAQQIALGLEKAQLYNQVKAMALSDGLTGLANRRNFDMFLEAELRRATSLKRPLSLIMFDLDRFKSYNDTYGHLTGDKLLAQVGQILCQNVRGIDLPARYGGEEFSIILPECSNAEAMVIAEKIRQSVELSQFPDSQGSFSARITASLGIATYNPLLAPDPPSKEQIIAIADKALYRAKEEGRNRVNNATVLG, from the coding sequence ATGTCACCGTTGGAAGTAAACAGCCGTCCAAGCAAGGTCTTGCCGCTTTACTTGACTGCTGGCATCTTATTACTATGCTTACTTGGATTCTTCTCTCCTCTCATACCTGCCGATGTCTGGCATACTAGCCATAATGTGCTGGTGTTTCCGGGGATAATCCTCGGCTTCATCGTCTTTTTTCTCACTTGGTATGGCACAATTCGTATGAATGGAATGCATATTACCATTCTTAGTCTAGCTATACTGTGGGTTAGCGTATTGGATTCAGCACATTTACTGACCAGTCCCTTGTTTAGTCAAACAAGCATTCCCGAAAAGCTCATCGTCTGGCAATTGTACTGGGTCTTCTCCCGGCTGATCTGGGCTTGCGGCATGCTGTACGCTGCAAAGACTCGCTTGAATGGTGCCGCCTGCTCTACCATGCAAAAAGCCGTACTCGCATTTGCCGTTTTGCTCATCACAGTATTTACCGCCAATATCTATCTCAGCACTTACCTATGGCCTTTTGCAGAATTCTCGAGAATTGTTAAAACCCTGATTCAGTTGGTTCCCTATTCCTCTATACTCGTACAGATGATTGCTCTCTTCCTGCTGTCTGCACAAGCAAAGAATCACTCAGCCTACCACTTTCTCAGCCGTGCTATTGTGTTTGGCATACTGACAGATGGCTGCTTTGCCATTGCATTGCACAATCCGACTGGTTTAAGCCTGGTTGGTCACGTGTTCAGGCTATTCGCCTACTATTATTTATTGCGAGCAGTATATATCATCGTCATTCGAAAACCCTATGAAGAAGTCGAGACTATGAAAGATGAAATGGAAGCGTTGGCAACCAACAACGAACACCTCTATCAAGCATCACTCAAACAGTGCGACCTGATGGAAGACACGCTGGCAAAACTAGGCACTCTAATTTCCTCACGGCTAAATCTTGATGACACTTACCGGGCAATTGCTGATATGATCACAGACATGATGGATGCAAGTCAAAGCTGTGTCGCTCTTGCGGGCGAAAATCGGGCGTTGCTGCAGGTCGTAGCTACACACGGGATTAGCGCGCCACCGGAATTCGTTCCTTTTGACGACAGTCTGGCCGGCGCCGCGATTACAGCCAGAAAAGCACAAATTGTCAATGATCTAACCTGCCGACCTGAGCTGTTTAGACCCCAGTTAATCTTCTCCGAAATTCAAGCCATCATTAGCGCCCCACTATTTGATGGTAAACAAATCATTGGCGGAGTCGAGGCCTACGCCAGTGAAAAAAATGCATTTAGCCTGCATGATTGCTTATTGCTGCAGGCACTAGGTCGCCATGCGGGCGCGGCAATCGCTAGCGCCAGGCAATATGAGGAAACAAAAGTCCGTCTATCTGAGGAACAATTCCTCTATCAAATTAGCCAAGCAGCAGCATCGACCATGGATCCGGATACGATTCTCGCGCAGTGTCTACCCTTTATCATGCAGGCGCTCTATGCGGACAGCGGAATCTGCCTAACTTGTTCAAACACTGGCGATTTGTTATTTATTAAAGCAACGATCAATTATGAGTGTGATGTGAAAGAAATCGCATTAGAGCACAATCAGGAACTTGCCGCTGTCATTCGCGGACTTAAACCTGGTCTGATAGCTGCAAGCGAACTGCCGGGGCTAAATGCTAAGCGCATCGAAGGGGCAAAGCTACTCAGCCTGCCGCTGGTTGTTGATCATCACGCACTGGGTGTGATCTTGCTCAGTTGGCAAAAAAATCAGCAACCAGAACAGTGCCGCCTCTCCTTCGCGGCCTTAATGGCCCAGCAAATTGCGCTTGGCCTAGAAAAAGCACAACTCTATAACCAGGTAAAAGCCATGGCATTATCTGACGGCCTAACCGGATTGGCAAATCGCCGCAATTTTGATATGTTCTTGGAAGCGGAATTGCGTCGAGCTACCTCATTAAAACGTCCGCTCAGTCTTATTATGTTCGACTTGGACCGATTCAAATCGTATAACGACACCTATGGTCATCTAACTGGCGACAAACTGCTGGCTCAAGTCGGCCAAATACTGTGCCAAAATGTCCGAGGCATTGATCTTCCCGCGCGTTATGGCGGCGAAGAATTTAGCATTATTTTACCGGAGTGTTCAAACGCGGAAGCAATGGTCATTGCTGAAAAGATTCGCCAATCAGTTGAACTTAGTCAATTTCCTGATAGCCAAGGCAGTTTTAGTGCGCGCATTACTGCCAGCCTAGGTATAGCAACCTATAATCCTCTCCTGGCACCTGACCCGCCTTCCAAAGAGCAAATAATCGCCATTGCCGATAAAGCTTTATACCGAGCCAAAGAAGAAGGACGAAATCGGGTGAATAACGCAACCGTCCTAGGCTAA
- a CDS encoding pyruvate carboxylase subunit B has protein sequence MNQKNPVKITETVLRDGHQSLAATRMRIDDMIPLLEQLDDVGYFSLEAWGGATFDSCLRFLGEDPWERLRTLKKHLKKTPIQMLLRGQNVLGYNHYADDVVVEFVKRAVANGVSVIRIFDALNDVRNMEVSIKAAKEAGAHVQGAFVYTISPYHDNESFLKVAKELVERGADSICIKDMAGLLAPYTAYELVSTLKKSLPPHILVDVHTHYTSGMASMTYLKAIEAGADIVDCALSPFAMGSSQPATEALVAALQGQDRDTGIDLDRLFPIADHFRGVKKQLAETFKLNTAIDIDTKVLRFQIPGGMLSNLLNQMKEQGMADKFPEVTEEMPKVRAELGYPPLVTPTSQIVGSMAAFNVMMGRYKVVPREVKDLARGKYGRTPAPIDPAVKELILGDEPLITHRPADDIAPQMDSLRKKLAEEGYPSATTEDVLSYASFPEVALKFFEQHRTKSN, from the coding sequence ATGAATCAAAAGAACCCCGTAAAAATTACCGAAACCGTACTCCGTGATGGTCACCAATCCCTTGCTGCCACGCGTATGCGCATTGACGACATGATCCCCCTACTTGAACAGCTTGATGACGTCGGCTACTTCTCCCTTGAAGCCTGGGGCGGTGCAACGTTTGACAGTTGCCTACGCTTTCTAGGCGAAGATCCCTGGGAAAGACTGCGCACTCTAAAAAAACACTTGAAAAAAACCCCGATTCAAATGTTGTTACGCGGACAGAACGTTCTTGGCTACAACCACTATGCTGACGATGTTGTCGTCGAATTTGTTAAGCGTGCGGTCGCCAATGGCGTCAGTGTTATCCGTATTTTTGACGCACTTAATGATGTTCGCAATATGGAAGTATCCATAAAAGCAGCCAAAGAAGCCGGGGCCCATGTTCAAGGCGCGTTTGTGTATACAATCAGTCCTTACCATGATAACGAAAGCTTCCTAAAAGTTGCAAAAGAACTTGTCGAGCGCGGCGCTGACTCTATCTGCATTAAAGATATGGCCGGCCTGCTTGCCCCCTATACTGCATATGAACTGGTCAGTACACTTAAAAAATCCCTCCCCCCTCATATTCTGGTCGATGTCCATACACACTATACCAGCGGCATGGCTTCCATGACCTATCTCAAAGCCATCGAGGCAGGCGCCGACATCGTTGACTGTGCTCTCTCTCCGTTTGCCATGGGCTCATCACAACCGGCTACTGAAGCGCTTGTCGCCGCGCTGCAAGGTCAAGATCGCGACACCGGTATTGACCTTGACAGACTCTTCCCGATTGCTGATCATTTCCGTGGTGTTAAAAAGCAGTTGGCTGAAACCTTCAAGTTAAATACAGCTATCGACATCGACACAAAAGTTCTACGGTTCCAAATCCCTGGTGGTATGTTGTCAAACCTGCTCAATCAAATGAAAGAGCAAGGCATGGCTGACAAATTCCCCGAAGTAACCGAAGAAATGCCGAAAGTCAGAGCTGAGCTTGGCTATCCTCCGCTGGTCACACCTACCAGTCAGATTGTTGGTTCAATGGCTGCATTCAACGTCATGATGGGGCGCTACAAAGTTGTGCCGCGTGAGGTCAAAGATCTGGCGCGTGGCAAATACGGCCGCACTCCAGCGCCAATTGATCCTGCGGTTAAAGAGCTGATTTTGGGTGATGAACCGTTGATCACCCATCGTCCAGCTGATGATATTGCGCCACAGATGGATTCCCTACGCAAGAAATTGGCAGAAGAAGGCTACCCCAGTGCCACAACAGAAGATGTCTTGTCTTACGCCTCCTTTCCGGAAGTTGCTCTCAAGTTTTTTGAGCAACATCGGACCAAATCCAACTAA
- a CDS encoding DUF896 domain-containing protein, which translates to MITPEMIARINELARKQREKTLSEAELSEQAELRRVYIDVMKARVKEQLDAAGTPDHHHGCGCGCQHKHH; encoded by the coding sequence ATGATAACCCCGGAAATGATAGCCCGCATTAATGAGTTAGCCCGCAAACAACGCGAAAAAACGCTTTCTGAGGCAGAATTGTCAGAGCAAGCCGAACTTCGCCGCGTATATATTGACGTGATGAAGGCAAGAGTCAAAGAACAACTCGACGCCGCTGGCACACCAGATCATCATCACGGCTGCGGTTGCGGCTGTCAGCATAAACATCACTAA
- a CDS encoding DUF1540 domain-containing protein, producing MSNPVVKCTVDSCTHYMPGDQCMAAKISVYNDEEKAKSNTSEDTLCKSFYPGKSLGNMVGALHNANVGGVMSAPFVDGTQITPQVECFVKSCKFWDSHNHCDAEAIHVVGKNASSTSETDCHTYESSH from the coding sequence TTGTCTAACCCAGTTGTAAAATGCACAGTAGATTCCTGCACCCATTACATGCCTGGCGATCAATGCATGGCAGCGAAAATTAGCGTATATAACGACGAAGAAAAGGCCAAATCCAACACATCCGAAGATACTCTCTGCAAGTCCTTTTACCCGGGGAAATCATTGGGCAATATGGTTGGTGCTCTGCATAACGCCAATGTGGGCGGCGTAATGTCAGCTCCTTTTGTTGACGGCACTCAAATCACCCCACAGGTTGAGTGTTTTGTAAAATCCTGCAAGTTCTGGGATTCGCATAACCATTGCGATGCGGAAGCCATCCATGTTGTGGGCAAAAATGCGTCGTCCACGAGCGAAACGGATTGCCATACGTACGAATCTAGCCACTAA
- a CDS encoding flavin reductase, which produces MKWRCKVCGYIHEGDRPPLECPLCGVGPDEFEQVDEPAPKAITAKRWKCVVCDYIHTGDNPPDVCPLCGVGPDKFVLLEDVQRATLTAETISDTTEGTIRSALDKVSYGLYILTSHKGDAINGQCINTAFQLTDQPLRLAVSLNKSNLTHEYVIDSGVFAISILSADDVEMVRRFGYKSGRVVDKFDGVEYVVGKTGSPILKESLAFLECEILRDKIVDVGTHTLFVADVINGRVLRDVSCLTYEYYRSCKNK; this is translated from the coding sequence ATGAAGTGGCGTTGTAAGGTATGTGGATATATTCATGAAGGAGATCGTCCACCACTCGAATGTCCTCTATGCGGTGTCGGTCCAGACGAATTTGAGCAAGTTGATGAACCGGCACCTAAAGCCATAACAGCTAAACGTTGGAAATGCGTTGTTTGCGATTATATCCACACTGGCGATAACCCGCCTGATGTTTGTCCGCTTTGCGGAGTTGGACCTGACAAGTTTGTCTTGCTGGAAGATGTGCAGCGTGCGACGTTGACAGCTGAAACAATCAGCGATACCACTGAGGGCACAATCCGTTCGGCGCTTGACAAGGTTAGCTATGGATTGTACATTTTGACATCACATAAGGGTGATGCTATTAATGGTCAGTGCATTAACACTGCTTTCCAACTGACAGATCAGCCCTTGCGTCTAGCCGTCAGCCTAAATAAAAGCAACTTAACCCACGAATATGTGATCGACAGCGGTGTGTTTGCTATTTCGATTCTCAGTGCAGATGATGTAGAAATGGTAAGGCGATTTGGCTATAAATCCGGCCGCGTGGTGGACAAGTTCGATGGAGTCGAATATGTTGTTGGCAAGACGGGATCTCCTATTCTCAAGGAATCGCTTGCCTTTTTAGAATGTGAGATTCTACGCGATAAAATAGTGGACGTGGGGACTCATACTCTGTTTGTTGCGGATGTTATCAACGGACGAGTGCTGCGGGATGTTTCATGCCTGACTTATGAATATTATAGAAGCTGCAAAAATAAATAA
- a CDS encoding [Fe-Fe] hydrogenase large subunit C-terminal domain-containing protein: MESPTAELNIRPRVLFEVAKAAWLGQLLERREEICQLLQREFQDKATRRHVANQIRIAMGLDPHDDDVVLYEHDKEALMGMASEPVVVANTAACANCQSVDRKCEAACAQGAISHDADGRLVIDYDLCLGEGDCVSACSFGALSEKSQFVPLIDLLRQKTNPVYASIAPAFAGQFGPEVTPGKLRTALQKLGFEDVVETALAADLVTMKEAFEFNDHVQTTDDFLITSCCCPVWIKLIENKFPDLLGHISPSVSPMVASARVIKALTPEAKVVFIGPCVAKKSEALLPDLKGAIDFVLTFQELATIFEAAEVDPATMPDEENSQASWAGRVYARTGGVSAAVARTLEKLVPRRAQSFSPLQVDGIPACQKVLEEISKGKPDANFIEGMACKGGCVGGPARILPPEIGTDHVNDYGDASHAPTPVENPHVYAILTRLGYETDLPALTGEGPIATLLARKLHP; this comes from the coding sequence GTGGAAAGTCCTACCGCCGAATTGAATATTCGCCCACGCGTACTGTTTGAGGTCGCAAAGGCGGCTTGGCTTGGACAACTGCTAGAACGACGCGAAGAAATCTGCCAACTGCTACAGCGCGAGTTTCAAGACAAAGCAACCCGACGCCATGTAGCAAACCAGATCCGGATTGCAATGGGACTTGACCCTCACGATGACGATGTCGTACTCTATGAGCATGACAAAGAAGCATTAATGGGTATGGCTAGTGAGCCGGTCGTGGTTGCTAATACAGCAGCTTGCGCCAACTGCCAGTCAGTAGACCGCAAATGTGAAGCCGCTTGCGCCCAAGGCGCCATCTCCCATGACGCAGACGGTCGGTTGGTTATAGACTATGACCTTTGCCTGGGCGAAGGGGATTGCGTATCAGCCTGTTCTTTTGGCGCATTGTCTGAGAAGTCTCAATTCGTGCCCCTTATTGATCTTCTTCGACAAAAAACAAACCCGGTTTATGCGTCAATCGCTCCGGCTTTCGCTGGCCAGTTCGGCCCAGAGGTTACGCCAGGCAAACTGCGAACCGCCTTGCAGAAGCTAGGTTTTGAAGATGTAGTAGAAACAGCTCTTGCCGCCGATTTGGTCACCATGAAGGAAGCGTTTGAATTTAATGATCACGTTCAAACCACTGATGATTTTTTAATTACCAGTTGCTGCTGCCCAGTCTGGATAAAGCTAATTGAAAACAAGTTTCCCGATTTATTGGGTCATATCTCTCCTTCCGTATCGCCGATGGTGGCTTCAGCGCGGGTGATTAAAGCGCTGACTCCTGAGGCTAAAGTGGTCTTCATCGGACCCTGTGTCGCTAAAAAATCCGAGGCGCTGCTGCCTGATCTTAAAGGCGCTATTGACTTTGTTCTGACTTTTCAAGAACTGGCTACGATTTTTGAAGCTGCTGAGGTCGATCCTGCCACCATGCCTGATGAGGAAAACTCACAAGCATCCTGGGCAGGACGAGTATATGCCCGCACCGGCGGCGTCAGCGCCGCAGTTGCTCGGACATTAGAAAAACTAGTGCCCCGCAGAGCCCAAAGCTTCTCGCCCCTGCAGGTAGATGGTATTCCTGCCTGCCAAAAAGTGCTTGAAGAAATCAGCAAAGGTAAACCTGATGCCAATTTTATTGAGGGGATGGCCTGCAAAGGCGGCTGTGTCGGCGGTCCGGCCCGAATCCTGCCGCCAGAAATCGGCACAGATCATGTGAATGATTATGGTGATGCCTCTCATGCACCAACTCCGGTTGAAAATCCCCATGTCTATGCTATCCTAACGCGTCTTGGCTATGAGACCGATCTGCCGGCCCTAACCGGTGAAGGCCCGATCGCCACCTTGCTAGCGCGCAAACTTCATCCATAG